Proteins encoded by one window of Manis pentadactyla isolate mManPen7 chromosome X, mManPen7.hap1, whole genome shotgun sequence:
- the RTL5 gene encoding retrotransposon Gag-like protein 5 — MSEAAGNLNSLRMANVALREELNALRGENANLGLQLGRALAEVNSLRGNVSSYSRWPVPVVPVLAEENFEFPLNEIDADPEGDLPFLCWPPPRSEPEYAPDELLISVIQDCGTSDGSADPPPLPMPPAPALPSTASKELSRQPPLPPLERPAVGPFTGDPVYLAEFLMQLETFIADHEDHFPRGADRVAFLITFFTGVAKDWAVSVTREGSPLHANFPRFLDEIRKKFQGPIPRSVAKRAIRKLKQGDCTLGSYADAFQFLAQFLSWDDCRLQNQFLKGLSEFFRKELLWSTEMADLDELILECVEIERKVRVPKPMPLPGVRNVFFPFAADPNIIDSDDDDEYLSGEDEEARRVRLYDKDQRRRVRAVQREEKEEDERRKKREEEMRKKQEKMKQKDDDEEEEQEEEEEEEEMRKKNEEEEENKDEEEDEEEDGAQEPEQEQELEDETQDDDLDEIMEMEPTVAHASSQTTGYYHENFLDISPPIIQPSRRRNQNRVPLLEGLPGTNSPFYSSPPLIRRAGRLGQRQIRRRPPVLFRLTPRQGGHRAARGRIRV; from the coding sequence ATGTCCGAGGCGGCCGGAAATCTCAATAGCCTCCGCATGGCAAACGTGGCCCTGAGAGAAGAATTAAATGCCCTGCGCGGGGAAAACGCCAATTTGGGCCTTCAGCTCGGAAGGGCCCTGGCCGAGGTGAATTCCCTGCGGGGCAATGTCTCGAGCTATAGCCGCTGGCCGGTGCCGGTGGTGCCGGTCCTTGCCGAGGAGAACTTTGAGTTCCCGCTCAATGAGATTGACGCGGACCCTGAGGGAGATCTGCCCTTCTTGTGCTGGCCTCCCCCGCGCTCCGAGCCCGAGTACGCCCCCGACGAACTGCTGATTAGCGTGATCCAGGATTGTGGCACCTCCGACGGGTCAGCCGACCCTCCCCCGCTGCCCATGCCGCCCGCGCCGGCGCTGCCCTCCACCGCGTCCAAGGAGCTGTCCCGGCAGCCGCCTCTGCCGCCGCTGGAGCGGCCTGCCGTAGGGCCCTTTACCGGCGACCCAGTCTACCTGGCTGAATTCCTGATGCAGCTAGAGACCTTCATAGCTGACCACGAGGATCATTTTCCCAGGGGCGCTGATCGGGTGGCCTTTCTGATCACCTTTTTCACTGGTGTGGCCAAGGACTGGGCGGTCTCGGTCACTCGGGAAGGAAGCCCCCTGCATGCCAACTTCCCACGCTTCCTGGATGAAATCCGGAAGAAATTCCAAGGCCCCATCCCGCGAAGTGTGGCCAAAAGGGCCATCCGCAAGCTCAAGCAGGGAGACTGTACCCTTGGCAGCTATGCAGATGCTTTTCAGTTCCTGGCCCAATTCTTGTCTTGGGATGACTGCCGCCTTCAAAATCAATTCCTTAAAGGCCTGTCAGAATTCTTCCGCAAGGAGCTCTTATGGTCAACTGAAATGGCCGACCTGGACGAGCTGATTCTTGAATGTGTGGAGATAGAAAGAAAAGTGCGCGTACCCAAGCCGATGCCTCTCCCTGGGGTTCGCaatgtctttttcccttttgcgGCAGACCCTAACATCATTGACAGTGATGACGATGATGAGTACTTAAGTGGGGAAGATGAAGAGGCACGCAGGGTCCGACTTTATGACAAGGACCAGCGGAGACGCGTGAGAGCTGTTCAGcgagaggagaaggaggaggatgagaggaggaagaagagggaggaagagatgaggaaaaagcaggagaagatgaaacagaaggacgatgacgaggaggaggagcaggaagaagaggaggaggaagaggagatgaggaagaaaaatgaagaggaagaggagaacaAGGATgaggaagaagatgaagaggAGGATGGGGCCCAGGAACCAGAGCAGGAGCAAGAGTTGGAGGATGAGACCCAAGATGACGATCTAGATGAGATCATGGAGATGGAGCCCACCGTTGCCCACGCTTCATCCCAGACTACTGGCTACTATCATGAAAATTTCCTAGATATATCTCCTCCCATAATACAGCCCAGCAGACGGAGGAACCAGAACCGAGTCCCACTTCTGGAGGGCCTTCCAGGTACCAATTCACCATTCTACAGTTCTCCACCACTGATTCGCCGCGCAGGTCGCCTGGGGCAACGGCAAATTCGAAGACGGCCCCCGGTGCTCTTCCGCCTCACTCCCAGACAGGGGGGCCACCGGGCTGCACGCGGCCGAATTCGTGTGTGA
- the NHSL2 gene encoding NHS-like protein 2 produces the protein MERAESITLFWNRGAAANSSRENATATAHSRSSWRQPVNVFLSSGRRPSVEELLREAQLNLQSLLQEEYEEQYSEARHLGQTFRSADEAPESSPSPRPQSARHLEFVLMPTKRQLSEEETTTQDVRAPETPLSLLTAADKQAAWNSPYPLPILEEKWWLQACSTHSDLVPINISGQQFDKHASLRHSLFNTETAVNPKSTLRRRRTIIGFSNFSQRDQGHSNSPAGSVVHSATSDIRLCHSVPEGVHGRVAVGQETRFPNLTSPVLRNPSSDPEEPLQVCGGTNPPGMANMRIVYSVSSSCNGPAESMFSASWKGDAFTYVTPSATSQSNQVHENGKNPSSGNSWLSLHTLPPLAPKEAATLFVTRDSPAGCSGSASYSGHSAQQRQVAEQASKTGLLTRGNSRLETGPGAASRFRERSLSVPTDSGTLDVDYDEEQKASEACALPYGSTSSEGCHSADNIASLCVPQEAQHRRQRSKSISLKKAKKKPSPPMRSVSLVKDEPVLLPKGGSTLPKDQRPRSLCLSLEHQGHHLSHPDAQNHPTVPMSKDSEDIQFSHHWYLPDWKSGDTYQSLSSSSTATGTTVIECTPVQGSSESLASPSASRATTPSQLSMEVEAREVSSPGRPTGLMSPSSGYSSQSETPTPTVSMFLTLGHLPPSSSSVRVRPAVPERKSSLPPTSPMEKMSKSRLSFDLPLTSSTNLDLSGISISMQSKTKVSRHHSDANVGAKLAQKTSPNQPIMPMVTQSDLRSVRLRSVSKSEPEDDIETPDYTDESGAEVFTLPERKVKPPIAEKPPLARRPPSLVHKPPSVPEEYPLTSPTLVMTPKSSTQHMRSLPQDIYTVWKPKSSSFPEGRSPGESPAPSSLVFTPFPSSSGAFFSGTQQSPQGTMEEEGPKVRALPERISLQSQVKAEKKKGKIPPPVPKKPSVLYLPLTSPTAQMEAYVAEPRLPFSPIITVEEDTKCPLAGDHLRSSGTRMTSMLHADGERKASPLESSMEPSPEEKTIISDKTAEWVAEEDDDVFVASRTTEDLFTVIHRSKRKLLGWKEPGEAFAGGSRTSSHSPIKNTADSPVSESAASAGSGGSANLDAGRNDDFKALLQKKGSKATPRSRPSAAELLKTTNPLARRIIAQFSKDCESTGNPSP, from the exons CTGCAGCTAACTCGAGTCGGGAAAATGCGACAGCGACTGCCCACTCGAGGTCGTCATGGCGACAGCCAGTGAACGTGTTCCTCTCCTCGGGCAGGCGTCCGAGTGTAGAGGAGCTGCTTCGCGAGGCGCAGCTCAATCTCCAGAGCCTGTTGCAAG AAGAATATGAGGAACAGTACTCGGAGGCCAGACATCTGGGGCAGACCTTCCGCTCTGCTGATGAGGCCCCTGAGTCCAGTCCCAGCCCAAGACCCCAGTCTGCCAGGCATCTGGAGTTTGTATTGATG CCTACAAAACGGCAGCTGAGTGAGGAGGAGACTACCACCCAGGACGTGAGGGCCCCTGAGACCCCCCTGAGCCTGCTAACCGCAGCCGACAAGCAAGCTGCCTGGAATAGCCCCTACCCTCTGCCTATCCTAGAGGAGAAGTGGTGGCTTCAGGCTTGCTCCACGCACTCTGACCTTGTGCCCATCAACATCTCTG GGCAGCAGTTTGATAAACACGCAAGTTTGCGACATTCGTTGTTTAACACAGAGACAGCCGTGAACCCCAAGTCCACCCTGAGGCGGAGGAGGACCATTATTGGATTCTCTAACTTTTCCCAGCGAGACCAAG GTCACAGCAACAGCCCAGCAGGCAGTGTAGTCCACTCGGCCACCTCAGACATCAGGCTCTGTCATTCGGTGCCAGAAGGTGTTCATGGAAGAGTTGCAGTTGGCCAGGAAACTCGGTTCCCAAATCTCACCTCACCAGTCCTGAGAAATCCTTCTAGTGATCCAGAAGAACCTCTCCAGGTGTGTGGTGGCACAAACCCTCCTGGCATGGCGAACATGAGAATAGTGTACAGTGTCTCCAGTTCTTGCAATGGACCAGCAGAATCAATGTTCTCTGCTTCCTGGAAGGGAGATGCTTTTACCTACGTGACTCCAAGTGCCACCAGTCAGAGCAATCAAGTCCATGAAAATGGCAAAAATCCTTCCTCTGGTAATTCTTGGCTCTCTCTGCACACACTGCCACCTCTGGCTCCCAAGGAGGCTGCTACCCTCTTCGTCACACGTGATAGCCCAGCAGGATGCAGTGGGTCAGCTAGCTACTCTGGGCACTCTGCTCAACAAAGGCAAGTTGCGgaacaagcttccaagactggccTTCTGACTCGGGGTAACTCGAGGCTGGAGACAGGCCCAGGTGCAGCCAGCAGGTTTCGAGAGCGGTCACTGTCTGTGCCCACAGACTCAGGCACCTTGGATGTGGACTATGATGAAGAGCAGAAGGCCAGTGAAGCCTGTGCCCTGCCTTATGGCAGTACAAGCTCTGAGGGCTGTCACAGTGCTGACAACATTGCCTCCCTTTGTGTCCCACAGGAGGCCCAGCACAGAAGGCAGAGGTCCAAGAGTATCTCACTCAAGAAGGCCAAAAAGAAGCCTTCCCCACCAATGCGCAGTGTCTCACTGGTCAAGGATGAGCCAGTCCTCTTGCCAAAAGGTGGGTCCACACTCCCCAAGGACCAGAGGCCCAGGAGTCTTTGCCTCTCCTTGGAACACCAAGGACATCACTTATCCCACCCAGATGCTCAGAATCATCCAACCGTGCCAATGTCCAAAGATTCAGAAGATATACAATTCTCCCATCACTGGTATCTTCCTGACTGGAAGTCTGGTGACACCTACCAGTCCTTGTCCAGCTCCAGCACTGCCACAGGCACCACAGTCATTGAGTGCACTCCAGTTCAGGGAAGCTCTGAGTCCCTTgcctccccttctgcctcccgAGCCACCACACCTTCCCAACTTTCCATGGAGGTGGAGGCCAGGGAAGTGTCCTCCCCAGGAAGGCCCACTGGACTGATGTCACCCTCCAGTGGATACTCCAGCCAATCAGAGACACCAACACCCACTGTCTCCATGTTTTTGACCCTGGGCCACTTGCCCCCTTCAAGCAGCAGTGTCCGGGTGCGTCCAGCGGTACCTGAGAGGAAGTCATCACTGCCTCCAACATCACCAATGGAAAAAATGTCCAAGTCACGTCTGTCGTTTGACCTACCATTGACCTCTTCAACCAACTTGGATCTGTCTGGGATAAGCATCTCCATGCAAAGCAAAACCAAGGTGAGCCGGCATCACTCAGATGCAAATGTTGGGGCCAAGCTGGCCCAGAAAACAAGCCCCAACCAGCCAATCATGCCCATGGTTACTCAGTCTGACCTACGTTCTGTTCGCCTGAGGTCAGTCAGCAAGTCTGAGCCAGAAGATGACATCGAGACCCCTGACTACACCGACGAATCAGGAGCAGAAGTCTTCACCTTGCCAGAGAGAAAAGTGAAACCTCCCATAGCTGAGAAGCCTCCACTGGCCCGAAGACCTCCAAGCTTGGTCCATAAGCCACCATCTGTCCCAGAGGAGTACCCACTAACTTCGCCTACCTTGGTTATGACCCCCAAGAGCTCAACTCAACACATGAGGTCACTCCCTCAAGACATCTACACGGTGTGGAAACCAAAGTCCTCCAGCTTCCCTGAGGGCAGGAGCCCAGGGGAGTCGCCAGCACCCTCATCTCTTGTTTTCACGCCTTTTCCCAGTTCTTCTGGTgctttcttctcaggaacacaGCAGTCTCCACAGGGAACTATGGAGGAGGAGGGCCCCAAGGTGAGAGCCCTGCCTGAAAGAATTAGCCTCCAGAGCCAAGTAAAAGctgagaaaaagaaaggcaagatTCCACCTCCGGTACCAAAAAAGCCCAGCGTGCTGTACCTACCTCTCACCTCACCCACAGCTCAAATGGAGGCCTATGTGGCCGAACCAAGGCTGCCTTTCAGCCCCATCATCACCGTGGAGGAAGACACCAAGTGTCCCCTAGCTGGCGACCACTTGCGATCATCTGGTACGAGGATGACTTCAATGCTGCATGCTGATGGTGAAAGGAAGGCAAGCCCTCTGG AGAGTTCCATGGAACCAAGCCCTGAAGAGAAAACCATCATCAGTGATAAAACAGCTGAATGGGTTGCAGAAGAAGATGATGATGTGTTTGTAGCTTCACGCACAACTGAAGATTTATTTACTGTGATACACAG GTCCAAAAGAAAGCTGCTTGGCTGGAAGGAGCCTGGTGAGGCCTTTGCTGGTGGCAGCAGAACAAGCTCCCACTCACCAATAAAGAACACGGCTGATTCTCCAGTCAGTGAGTCAGCTGCCTCTGCAGGGTCAGGTGGCAGTGCCAACCTAGATGCTGGCAGAAATGATGATTTCAAGGCCTTGCTACAGAAGAAGGGAAGCAAGGCAACCCCAAGGTCCCGCCCCTCAGCAGCCGAACTGCTGAAGACCACTAACCCACTGGCTCGGAGAATTATTGCACAATTTTCAAAAGACTGTGAAAGCACTGGTAACCCCAGTCCCTAA